A single genomic interval of Zingiber officinale cultivar Zhangliang chromosome 4A, Zo_v1.1, whole genome shotgun sequence harbors:
- the LOC121970829 gene encoding 60S ribosomal protein L38: protein MPKQIHEIKDFLLTARRKDARSVKIKRGKDVVKFKVRCSKYLYTLCVFDSEKANKLKQSLPPGLSVQEI from the exons ATG CCGAAGCAGATCCATGAGATCAAGGATTTCCTTCTCACCGCCAGAAGGAAAGATGCGCGATCAGTGAAGATTAAGAGAGGAAAGGACGTCGTCAAGTTCAAAGTTCGCTGCTCCAAGTACCTCTACACTCTGTGCGTGTTTGACTCTGAGAAGGCGAACAAGTTGAAGCAATCTCTTCCTCCAG